The following nucleotide sequence is from Nocardioides eburneiflavus.
GAGATCAACCTCGAGGTCATCGATCCGGCGTTCGCCGCGGTGATGGAGGAGGTCTTCCGCACCGACGAGTCCAACTGCCTGGAGCTGACCCTCGACGAGTGGGAGGCGCGCGACCTCAACCGGAAGTTCACCGAGAGCTTCCTGGCTCCGCTGCGGCCGCTGCTGTGAGTGCCCGGGAGCACGGCACGCCGCAGTAGCCTTCGCGCCATGCCGTCCGCGTCCGCCACTCTCGCGCCCGTCGTCTCCGCAGCGATCGAGGAGGCCTTCGGCCCGGAGCACCGCGACGCCGACCCGGTCCTGCGACCGAGCCAGTTCGCCGACCTCCAGTCCAACGCGGCCCTCGCCCTGGCCAAGGGGCTCGGGATGCCGCCACGCGAGGTGGCCCAGCGGATCGTCGAGGCACCGTCGGTCCGGGCACTGGCCGGCGACGTGTGCGAGTCGATCGAGATCAGCGGACCGGGCTTCATCAACCTGACGCTGGGCGGGAGCTGGCTCGGCTCCGCCGCCGAGGCGCTGGCGGCGGATGCCCGTACGGGGGTGCCGCGAGAGAGCCCGGAGCGGGTCGTCATCGACTACTCCGCGCCCAACGTGGCCAAGGAGATGCACGTCGGGCACCTGCGCACCACCGTCGTGGGCGACGCCCTCGCGCGGGTGCTCGAGCACCTCGGCCACACCGTCGTCCGGCAGAACCACATCGGCGACTGGGGCACACCCTTCGGCATGCTCATCGAGCACCTCCTCGACGTCGGCGAGGGCTCCGCCGAGGCGTTGCTGGTCGAGACCGACCCGAACACCTTCTACCAGGCGGCCCGACGGAACTTCGACGACGAACCCGGGTTCGCCGTCCGCGCCCGGGCCCGCGTCGTCGCGCTCCAGGGCGGCGACCCCGACACCCTGCGGCTGTGGGGCGAGCTGGTCGACCTGTCGAAGCACTACTTCAACGCGATCTACTCCCGGCTCGGGGTGAGCCTGACCGACGCCGACCTCGCGGGCGAGTCGACCTACAACGCGGACCTGCCGCGGGTCTGCGACGAGCTCGTCGAGGCCGGCATCGCCACCGTCAGCGACGGCGCGCTGTGCGTGTTCCTCGACGGCTTCACCGGCCGCGAGGGCAAGCCGCTCCCCCTCATCATCCGCAAGTCGGACGGCGGCTACGGCTACGGCACCACCGACCTCGCCACCGTGCGTCGCCGGGTGCGCGACCTCGAGGCCGACCGGATGCTCTACGTGATCGGCGCGCCCCAGGCGCTGCACCTGCAGATGGTGTGGGCGACCGCACGCCGCGCGGGCTGGCTGCCGGAGGACGTACGCCCGGTGCACGTGCGGATCGGCAACGTCCTCGACCCGGACCGCAAGATCCTCAAGACCCGCTCCGGCGCGCCGCTCCGCCTGATGGCCCTGCTCGACGAGGCCGTCGCCACCGCCCGCGGCGCGCTGGACGAGGACCGTCCCGGGCTCTGCGAGGACGAGCGCGCGACGCTGGCGCCGCAGGTGGGGATCGGGGCGGTCAAGTACGCCGACCTCTCCGTGGCCCACGACAGCGGGTACGTCTTCGACCTCGACCGGATGGTGGCCCTCCACGGCAACACCAGCCGCTACCTGCAGTACGCCGTGGCCCGCACGCGGTCGGTGCTCCGGAAGGCGGGGGCGGCCCCCGCCGAGGGGCCGGTCGTGGTCACCGAGCCCGAGGAGCGGGCGCTGGTGCTGTCGCTCCTCGACTTCGGCGACGTCGTCGGCGAGGTCGGCCGCGAGCTCGAGCCGCACCGGCTGTGCACCTACCTGTTCGAGCTGGCACAGACGTTCTCGGTGTTCTACGAGCAGTGCCCGATCCTCGTGGCCGAGCCGCCGGCGCGGGCCTCACGCCTGGTGCTGACCCGGCTCACCGGTGACGTGCTGGCCCGGGGCCTGCACCTGCTCGGGATCGAGACGCCCGAGACGATGTGACCGTGCGCCCGGCGCCCGCCTCGAGCGCAAGGATCCATCCGGCGACCACGGCCGTCCAGGCCAGCCCCACGACGTACGCCGTCGCCTGCCACGTCCCCCAGGCCAGCGCGTCGCCGTACCTCAGCAGCGCAACCGTCTGGAGGACCACGAAGGTGGTGCCCGTCAGGCCCAGCGGGCGGACGTCGTCGATGTCGTCGACGAGGCGGGCGTGGCCCGCGGCCCACCCGAGGCCGACGAGCCACGCGCCGACGGCCCGAGCCGTCAGCGGGGTGAGCGGCCACGCCCATCCGTCAGCCGCCCACTGGGGAGCCACCAGCAGCGCCAGGCCGGATGCGACCAGCACCGCGGCGAGGCCCACGAGCAGCCACCCGAGGCCGGCTGGGAGACGTCGTCGGTCGCGCATGCCTGCCGGCGCGCGCCTCCCACGCGCCTGGAGAAGCAGTGCAGCGAGCATGGCCAGGGGGACGCCTGCATAGATGGCGAGCCAGCCCCAGGTGACCGCCCGAGCACTGACCGGGTGCTGGGCGCCGAGGTGGAGCTTGTCGAGGTGCACGAGCGTGACGGCCAACGTGAGCACCGTGAAGACCAGCACCGCCCAGACAGCGAGTCGAGCGGAGGTCCACCTCGACGATCGCGCGCCGGCGACCTCGAGGACGGCGCTGGACCCGTACGCCGCGCCGAGGAACACGGCCGTCATGCGGACGTCGATCGTCCACGAGAACCAGTCCGCCGTGCGGGTGGGGAAGGCGGTGAGCTGGAGGCCGGCCAGGAAAACGAGCACGGCGGCCACGGCCAGCAGGCGGCGCATCGCAGCCGTGACCGTGCCGTCGGTGACGGCAGTCATGCGGAGGGGGCCGGATGGGCGGCGAGGTAGCCGTGGAGCAGGGCGATGACGGTGGCGCCGTCACCCACCGCCGTCGCGACCCGCTTGATCGAGCCCGAGCGGACGTCTCCGACCGCGAAGACGCCTTCCATGGTGGTCTCCAGCAGCAGCCGACCGTCCTGACCGGTGCGGATGAAGCCGGCCTCGTCCCGGGCGACCTCGGCAGGCAGCCACGACGTGCGCGGCACTGACCCGATGAGCACGAAGAGACCACTCGCTGACACGTCCTCGGCGGCTCCCTCGCCGTGTGGGTCGCCCCCTGCCGGACGGCCCAGGGTCAGGCCGGCCAGGCACCCGTCCACCTCCCGACCGTCCAGGACGGCCGTGCGGTAGCGGATGGCGACGTTGCGGGTGGCCTCGAGCTGGGCGATCAGGTACTCGGACATGCTCGCGGCGAGCGACGGCCCGCGCACCAGGAGCGTCACCTCGCGGGCGTAGCGGGCCAGGTGCAGGGCCGCCTGACCGGCCGAGTTGCCCCCGCCCACGACGTACACCTCCGCCCCGGCCATCGACGGCGCCTCGGACACCGCAGCGCCGTAGAAGACTCCTCGCCCCACGAGCCGCTCGAGGGAGGGCACGTCGAGCATGCGGTAGTCGACGCCCGTGGCGATGACGACGCTGCGGGTGCGGACCACGCTGCCGTCGGACATCGAGACCGTGCGCAGGCCGCCGTCGGTGCCCAGTCCCTGCACCTCGCGCAGGAACAGGTACTCGCTCCCGAAGGCCCAGGCCTGCTGGAACGACCGGTAGGCCAGGTGGGCGCCGCTGACCCCGCGGGCGAACCCCGGGTAGTTGCGGATCAGCGACGAGGTGCCCGCCTGGCCGCCGACCGCGTGCTGCTCCACCACCATCGTCGAGAGCCCCTCGGAGGAGGCGTAGACCGCCGCCGCCAACCCGCTGGGGCCGGCACCGATCACCACGACGTCGTAGACGTGGTCCGTCGCCAACGGGCGCATCAGCCCGAAGGCGTCGGCGATCTCGAGGTCGGTCGGCGCGACCAGCGTCGTGGGTGGCGTGGTGAAGGCGAGCTGGAGCACCGGCAGCTCCGGATCGGTGAGGCCGAGCCCGGCGAGCAGCCGGTTGGCCGACTCCGTGCCGGCCTGGTGGAAGCCGACCGGGATGTGGTTGCGACCGAACTGGTCACGCAGCGCGTGGGTGCGCTCGTCGCGCTGCTCGCCGATCATCCGTACGGCCTCGAACCCGATGCCCTGGGCCAGGTGCCAGTCGTCCAGGGTGTCGGTGACGGCGCCGTGGAACTCCTCGTCGCGCGGCCTCTCCGGCCGGAGCAGCACGAGCTCGGCATGGCCGTGGCCGATGGCCGCGAACACGTCCGTCGTGCTGGCGAAGTCGCCCCAGATGCCGGCGACGGCACGCTTCGCCGAGGGGTGCAGCGAGTACGCGCGCCGCAGGAAGTCGAGGCCGCCTCGGTCGTCGGGTCCGTAGCAGGCGATCACGAGGGCCACCTGCCGGTCCCACCGCCGCAGGCCCTCGAGGACGGCGCGTGCGTGGACGTAGTCGGCGCACACGACCACCTCGTAGTCGCCTCCGTACCTGCGGCGCAGCTCCGACTGGAGGACGTCCCGCGACGTCTCGTCGGTGGTCGCCAGCAGCAGGACGGGGTCCGTGTCGCCCATGACGATCGACGCTACCCCCGGCCACGTCGGGCTGCGACACCATTTCTGGGGGTCTGGACCGGCGTGACGAGCTGCCGGTCAGCGGGTGGGCAGGTGCGTCGGGATGCTCATCCGCGGCCCCCGACGCGGGCGCGACCGGCCACCGGCGATCGCCATCGACGCAGCCCTCCCGCGGTGCGGCCGATAGGGCTCGAGCAGCACCGCCATCTGGTCGTCGGTGATGTCGTGGCCGACGAGCGCCCAGCCGACCCAGTTGGCGAGGTGGTAGTCGCCGAAGCTGACCGCGTCGGCGTCGCCGAGCGCGCGCTGGCGGACCTCGGCGCTGGTCCACACCCCGATCCCCCGGACCGACCGGAGCCGCCGGTCGGCCTCGTCGGCGGCCACCTCCGCGACCCGTTCCAGCGACGGTGCGAGGCGGCACGCGGTGACGACCGTGCGCGACTGGGCCGGCTGCACGCCGAGGCGCAGCCACTCCCACGACGGGATCGCGGCGATCGTGGCGGGCGTGGGCTGGAGCATCAGCCCCAGCGGCGCCACCGGCCCGGGAGCCGGCTCGCCGTGGCGGCGTACGAGCTCGCGGAACGAGCCGAACGCCTGCTTGCCGGTCACCTTCTGCTCGAGGATCGACGGCACCAGCGACTCCATCACCAGGCCGGTGCGACCGATGCGCCAGTGCTGGTGGGCGCGCCAGCCGTCGGCGACCTCGGCGTGGTGGTGCGGCTCGAAGCCGGTGGGGTCGTCGTCGGCGCCGAGCAGCGCAGGCATCCGGTCGAGCGCCCACTCCGCTCCCAGCCCCCAGGCACGTCCGACGACCTCCCCCGCCGACGGTCGCGGCTGCACGCACAACGACGCCGGCCCGGTGGGCGTACGCATGGCACGCCAGATGCGGCCGTCGTCGAGGTGTCGCTGCGTCGGGTCCCCGGCACCGCGCCGCTGGGGGCGCAGCACCTGTGCGGGCGCGCACGGCCAGCCGGGCACCCAGGTGCGGGTGCGCCCGGCGGACGGGGCGGACGTGGCGGCCATGGTGCGACGGTAGACGAGGCCACCGACCGCCACGACGGACAGGTCGACGGATAGGTTGCAGCCATGTCAGAAGGAATGGGCGGGACACCGAACAAGCGCGACCTCGAGGACACCATCCAGAAGGACTTCTCGAGGTCCATGTCCTACGGCGACTACCTGCGCCTCGACGTGCTGCTCTCGGCCCAGCAGCCCCTGTCCGACCCGCCGCAGCACGACGAGCTGCTCTTCATCGTGCAGCACCAGACGAGCGAGCTGTGGCTCAAGCTGATGGTCCATGAGCTGCGCTCGGCCCGGGCGCTGCTGCGCACCGACGACCTCTCCCCCGCACTGAAGCGGATGGCGCGCATCAAGCACATCCAGCACACCCTGACCGACCAGTGGTCGGTCCTCGCGACGCTCACGCCCAGCGAGTACGCCGAGATCCGGCCGTTCCTGGCGACCAGCTCGGGCTTCCAGTCCGCGCAGTACCGCGAGGTCGAGTTCCTCCTGGGCAACAAGAACGCCGACATGGTCGACGTCTTCTCCCACGACGAGACCGCCCGCACCACCCTCACGGAGCTGCTCCACGAGCCGTCGCTCTACGACGAGTTCCTCGCCCACCTCTCCCGCCAGGGGTACGCCGTCCCGCAGCGGCTGCTGGAGCGCGACTGGTCGCAGCCGCACACCACCGACCCCGAGCTCGTGGACCTCTTCGCGTCCGTCTACGCCGCGCCCGCCGAGCACTGGGGCGTCTACGAGACGTGCGAGGAGCTCGTGGACGTCGAGGACGCCTTCCAGCAGTGGCGCTTCCGCCACCTCCAGGTCGTGCAGCGGGTCATCGGCCACAAGGTGGGCACCGGCGGGTCGTCCGGGGTGGACTTCCTGCGGCGGGCGTTGAGCCTGACCTTCTTCCCCGAGCTCTACGAGGTGCGCACGCGCATCGGGCAGTAGGCCGGGCCCAGCGTCAGCGTCAGAGCAGGCGACCGCAGTTCGGCCACGGGGAGCGGCCGCGCTGCTTGTACAGCAGCTTCGCGCGGTAGGTCTGCTCGCCGGCCGAGGCGGCGGTGGGGAGGCCGGAGCCACCCACGCTGCGCCAGGTGCTGACGTCGAACTGGTAGAGCCCGTAGTAGCCGGCCGGGTTGACCGCGCGGGGATTGCCGCCGGACTCGCAGTCGGCCAGCGCGCCCCAGTTGAGACCGGCGGTGCCGGCGACGGCGTACGGCTTGCGGCCCACGAGCACGCGGCGCGGGCGCGGGTCCTTGACGAGCTTGCGCTTGACGACGCGGTACTTCGCGGGCTCGCCGTTGTGGAGCGTCTTGACGGCGACGACCTTGCGGACACCGGGCCGGCCCTCGCGAACGACCTTGCGCTTGCCGGGCTCGAGCTTGGTCGTCGGCACCTCGACGGTGCCGCGGCGGACCTTGGTGCGCTTCGTCCTGCGCTCCTTGACCACGTCCGTGACGCGGACGACGTCGCCCTGCCGCAGGCGCTTGCGCTTGCCGGAGACCTCGCGGCCGTCGCGCACGACGTCGACCAGGTCGTTGCCGTCCACCGGGACGCCCTGCGCCTCGAGCAGCTTCCCGGGCCACACGCGCGGGACGGTCGCCACGTCGACCGGCGGCTGGTCGGCCACCTTGACGCGTACGGCGACGGCCTGGCGCGGCTCGTCGGCCGCGGCGCTGCCGGGGACGAGGGCCAGGGCGAGCGCAGCCGCGGCGAGGCCGGCGACGGCTCCGCGCGGTCGGATGGAGCGGGCGGACTGGACGGGTGTGGTGGTGGCACGCACGTGCTTCGGACCTCACAGGGGTTGGGGGCGACGGGCCGCGGCGTGCGTCACCTCACGATGGGAGGCGCCTCGCTCATGGGCGAGGGCGCTGCCTGCGGCCCATCCACCAGAACACGATCACGCCGTCATGTCGAATCGGGCGCACGCATACGGTTGACCCATGGACGTTCGCCGGGTGGTCGTCGCAGCCGAGCGCGCATGGGACGGGGCCCGCCTGCGCCGGGCACGCTCCCGGCAGCCCGAGCACTTCCGGATCGAGGCCTACGTCGGCCACGGCGGCCGTGCCGGGGTGGTCGTTCGCGGACGTGTCCTCGACAACCCCCTCGCGTCCGAGGCCGAGGACGGGGAGGGCGTGGGTGCCGCTGTCCGCCGCACGCTCGGGCACTTCCTGACCAACGACCTGCCCGGGGTGCCGCTGACGGTCACCGTGGCCGGCACCACGGTCGAGGCCGTGACCGACGCGGAGGGCTACTTCCTGGTCCGGGTGCACACCGAGCCGGGCGCCCTCGAGAGCCCGTGGACCCGTGGCACCGTCGAGCTGCGCGGCGACTACCGCGGGCTGTCCGGCCCGCACACGACGCCCGTGGACGTCCGCGTGCCGGCTGCGGGCGCGCGGTTCGGGATCCTCTCGGACGTCGACGACACCATCCTGCAGACCGGCGTCCAGCGGGTCGGCCGGATGATCCTCCAGACCCTCACCGGCTCCTCGCTCACCCGCACCCCGTTCCCCGGGGCGGTCGAGCTCTACCAGGACCTCGCCGCGGGCGTGAACCCGGTCTTCTACGTCTCGTCGAGCCCGTGGAACCTGCACGACTTCCTCCTCGGGTTCCTCCGCCACCGCGGCTTCCCGCTCGGGCCCGTCCTGCTGCGCGACCTCCTCGGCACCTGGGCGGGCCGTGAGCAGAAGCACGACCGCATCCGCGAGGTCCTCGAGGTCCACCCGGACCTGCGCTTCGTCCTGCTCGGCGACTCCGGCGAGCACGACCCGGCGATCTACGCCGACATCGTGCGCGAGCACCCCGGACGCGTCCTGGCCGTCTACATCCGGGAGGTGCGCCTCGACCCGGGCGACGGCCGCGTGGAGGAGGTCTCCGACGCGTGGGGCTCGGACGTGCCGTTCGTGTTGGCGGCCGACTCCGATGCCGTACGCCGGCACGCGCGCGGCCTCGGGCTGCTCTGAGGCCGGTCGTCAGCCGGGGGCGGCCTCGGCGCGGGCCTTGACTCCGCGGAGGTGGTCGCGCGCCATGACGAAGTCGGCCGGTACGACGCCCAGGAGCCCCAGCAGGCTGAACCACCACGGCTCAGTGACCCAGCGCGACCTGAAGTGGTAGCGCGTACGTCGTCCCCCGTCGACCGGGGTCAGAACGAAGGCCCAGGTCCAGTCGAGCTCCGCCCACCGTCGCCACGCCTTGGGGAGGTGGCTGTTGGAGCGCAGCACCAGTGCCCGCTCGGCCCGGAGCTCCACGACGTGCAGGCCGCACTCGGTCTCGGGTGGACCGTCCGGGATGAAGGTGCCGACGTCGATGTCCTGGAGCTCCGCCACCACGTGATCGGCGCTGGGGCCGTTCGCGGGGAAGAACAGGCGGTCCACCCAGCGGGCCGTGTACCAGCCCGCACGCCCCCAGCCCATCTGCACCAACCAGGGCCAGACCGCAGACGGTGGCGCGTCGATGGTGACGGCGTGGTCGGTCTGCACCTTCGGGCGCGGGACGAGGCTGTCGCCCGGCAAGGCGGCCGCCCGTTCGGCCGGAGTCGACCCGTAGGTGCGGCCCAGCTGGATGAGTGCAGCCTCCGCAGCAGCGGCCAAGGTGACCGCCGCCAACGCCGTACGCGATGTCGTACGCATGCCTCCCACTTCCTCAGACCGGACGTTCGGCCCTCTCGGCGATGCCCAGGAGCATGCGGCGCATCATGGGGAAGTCCCCGATCTCCATGAGGAGCACGGTGATCGGCCAGAACGGCCCAGGGCCGTAGCGCGCCTTCAACCGGGTCACCAGTCGCGTCCCGCCGGCATCATCCGGGGTGAGTCGCCAGGCCCAGGTCGAGTCCGGCTTGTGCCACACCAGTGACCGGGGCTCCTCGATGCTCGCCACTCGGAAGGAGGTGCGGTCGTCGTCGCCGGAGGACATGGGGGCAGCGAGGTCGCCGACTGCGGGGTGCTGGAAGTCGTCGAGGACAGCGTCGGCGCTCGACCGGCCGAGGTTGTCCAGCAGGTCGTAGGAGTAGAAGCCGGCTCGCCGGAAGCCGACCTGGACGATCCACGGCCACACCCGCTCGGGGGGCGCAGCGATGGAGATCGCCCGCGTCGCGACGAAGTCCGCCCTCGTCAGCAGCTCGTCGCCGGGCATCGCCCCGGCGACCTCGGCCGAGGTCGCGCCCCAGCGCAGGTGCCATGCCCGGTACCTGGTCACGACGAGCGCCCCGCCGACCGCTGTGGCGAGGAGGA
It contains:
- the kynA gene encoding tryptophan 2,3-dioxygenase yields the protein MSEGMGGTPNKRDLEDTIQKDFSRSMSYGDYLRLDVLLSAQQPLSDPPQHDELLFIVQHQTSELWLKLMVHELRSARALLRTDDLSPALKRMARIKHIQHTLTDQWSVLATLTPSEYAEIRPFLATSSGFQSAQYREVEFLLGNKNADMVDVFSHDETARTTLTELLHEPSLYDEFLAHLSRQGYAVPQRLLERDWSQPHTTDPELVDLFASVYAAPAEHWGVYETCEELVDVEDAFQQWRFRHLQVVQRVIGHKVGTGGSSGVDFLRRALSLTFFPELYEVRTRIGQ
- a CDS encoding FAD-dependent oxidoreductase, with amino-acid sequence MGDTDPVLLLATTDETSRDVLQSELRRRYGGDYEVVVCADYVHARAVLEGLRRWDRQVALVIACYGPDDRGGLDFLRRAYSLHPSAKRAVAGIWGDFASTTDVFAAIGHGHAELVLLRPERPRDEEFHGAVTDTLDDWHLAQGIGFEAVRMIGEQRDERTHALRDQFGRNHIPVGFHQAGTESANRLLAGLGLTDPELPVLQLAFTTPPTTLVAPTDLEIADAFGLMRPLATDHVYDVVVIGAGPSGLAAAVYASSEGLSTMVVEQHAVGGQAGTSSLIRNYPGFARGVSGAHLAYRSFQQAWAFGSEYLFLREVQGLGTDGGLRTVSMSDGSVVRTRSVVIATGVDYRMLDVPSLERLVGRGVFYGAAVSEAPSMAGAEVYVVGGGNSAGQAALHLARYAREVTLLVRGPSLAASMSEYLIAQLEATRNVAIRYRTAVLDGREVDGCLAGLTLGRPAGGDPHGEGAAEDVSASGLFVLIGSVPRTSWLPAEVARDEAGFIRTGQDGRLLLETTMEGVFAVGDVRSGSIKRVATAVGDGATVIALLHGYLAAHPAPSA
- a CDS encoding DNA-3-methyladenine glycosylase family protein, which gives rise to MAATSAPSAGRTRTWVPGWPCAPAQVLRPQRRGAGDPTQRHLDDGRIWRAMRTPTGPASLCVQPRPSAGEVVGRAWGLGAEWALDRMPALLGADDDPTGFEPHHHAEVADGWRAHQHWRIGRTGLVMESLVPSILEQKVTGKQAFGSFRELVRRHGEPAPGPVAPLGLMLQPTPATIAAIPSWEWLRLGVQPAQSRTVVTACRLAPSLERVAEVAADEADRRLRSVRGIGVWTSAEVRQRALGDADAVSFGDYHLANWVGWALVGHDITDDQMAVLLEPYRPHRGRAASMAIAGGRSRPRRGPRMSIPTHLPTR
- a CDS encoding App1 family protein, which codes for MDVRRVVVAAERAWDGARLRRARSRQPEHFRIEAYVGHGGRAGVVVRGRVLDNPLASEAEDGEGVGAAVRRTLGHFLTNDLPGVPLTVTVAGTTVEAVTDAEGYFLVRVHTEPGALESPWTRGTVELRGDYRGLSGPHTTPVDVRVPAAGARFGILSDVDDTILQTGVQRVGRMILQTLTGSSLTRTPFPGAVELYQDLAAGVNPVFYVSSSPWNLHDFLLGFLRHRGFPLGPVLLRDLLGTWAGREQKHDRIREVLEVHPDLRFVLLGDSGEHDPAIYADIVREHPGRVLAVYIREVRLDPGDGRVEEVSDAWGSDVPFVLAADSDAVRRHARGLGLL
- a CDS encoding resuscitation-promoting factor gives rise to the protein MRATTTPVQSARSIRPRGAVAGLAAAALALALVPGSAAADEPRQAVAVRVKVADQPPVDVATVPRVWPGKLLEAQGVPVDGNDLVDVVRDGREVSGKRKRLRQGDVVRVTDVVKERRTKRTKVRRGTVEVPTTKLEPGKRKVVREGRPGVRKVVAVKTLHNGEPAKYRVVKRKLVKDPRPRRVLVGRKPYAVAGTAGLNWGALADCESGGNPRAVNPAGYYGLYQFDVSTWRSVGGSGLPTAASAGEQTYRAKLLYKQRGRSPWPNCGRLL
- the argS gene encoding arginine--tRNA ligase; its protein translation is MPSASATLAPVVSAAIEEAFGPEHRDADPVLRPSQFADLQSNAALALAKGLGMPPREVAQRIVEAPSVRALAGDVCESIEISGPGFINLTLGGSWLGSAAEALAADARTGVPRESPERVVIDYSAPNVAKEMHVGHLRTTVVGDALARVLEHLGHTVVRQNHIGDWGTPFGMLIEHLLDVGEGSAEALLVETDPNTFYQAARRNFDDEPGFAVRARARVVALQGGDPDTLRLWGELVDLSKHYFNAIYSRLGVSLTDADLAGESTYNADLPRVCDELVEAGIATVSDGALCVFLDGFTGREGKPLPLIIRKSDGGYGYGTTDLATVRRRVRDLEADRMLYVIGAPQALHLQMVWATARRAGWLPEDVRPVHVRIGNVLDPDRKILKTRSGAPLRLMALLDEAVATARGALDEDRPGLCEDERATLAPQVGIGAVKYADLSVAHDSGYVFDLDRMVALHGNTSRYLQYAVARTRSVLRKAGAAPAEGPVVVTEPEERALVLSLLDFGDVVGEVGRELEPHRLCTYLFELAQTFSVFYEQCPILVAEPPARASRLVLTRLTGDVLARGLHLLGIETPETM
- a CDS encoding SRPBCC family protein, translating into MPNHGPRARRAVLLLATAVGGALVVTRYRAWHLRWGATSAEVAGAMPGDELLTRADFVATRAISIAAPPERVWPWIVQVGFRRAGFYSYDLLDNLGRSSADAVLDDFQHPAVGDLAAPMSSGDDDRTSFRVASIEEPRSLVWHKPDSTWAWRLTPDDAGGTRLVTRLKARYGPGPFWPITVLLMEIGDFPMMRRMLLGIAERAERPV